Within Candidatus Sulfotelmatobacter sp., the genomic segment GGAAGGCGCCCGACGTCAATTTCCAGAACACCTTCACCACCCACATCACCAGGTACCTGGGGGTGAATCTGTTCGTGCAATGGGTCTACGACAAGTTCGACAATGCCGCCAACGTCAACCCGTCCCAGAATCTCGACGTTCTATCTCCGGAAGTGAGCAAGAACATCCGCAAGTCCGGCCAGTTCAAGGAGACGCTGGCGCTGAACTTCAAGTTCTCGATCTTCTGACGCGTTCGGAGTTCGGCGTTCAGGCGGCGCGCGAGTCGGCGGGCCTGGCGGGCGTTCCCAGCCCCCAACGGCCGAGGAGGGTCTCGGCCACCAGCAACAGCAGCGCGAGGGTCACGAACCAGCTCCACAGCTCGCGACCGTAGCGCGCCTCGCGCACGCGCCGGGCGAGATCGGCGCCGGGATGGAGCACCGACGCGCGCCCGGCGGGGAATCGGCCGAGCAGCTCCGGTTCGGGCAGCGGCTCGAGGTCCGACTCGCCCGCATCGACGTTGACCGCGAACGAGGAGCGCAGCCGGCCGTTCTGCAACACGCGGTAGAGCCCGGGGGCTTCGATGGGCGCCGACTGGAGCCGCGTCGTGCCGCGGTCGGCGCGCAGCTCGGAAGCCAGCTCGTTGCCGTTCGAATCCTCGATGCGCCAGGCGCCGGTGCTGGCGGGCGCCCCGTAGCGGTCTCCGGGCGCGTACGACGCGGCCGCCGAGCCGCGCGCCACCACTTTCACGATCTGGTGCACGAGCGGCAGGAACGCACCGCTCACCGCGAAGTCGGAGGCGTCGGGCGACAGTGAGGCGATCAGGAACAACGCGTGCGGCGTCTCGACCAGGGCGGCGTGGGCGGCGTCGTACTCGAGCAACGCCCGCCCGCGGCTGCCGGGCGTGAAGGCGCGCACCCGCTGGAATCGTGCGCTCGAGAGCGGCTCGCCCGGCCGCGCCGGGAATCCGGCGAGCACCGGATGCACCGGCACCACGCGCGACAGCCGCCAGGCCGAGCCCTCGGGCGCCTCGGCCACCGGCCCGAGGGTTCCGGCGCCCAGCTCGCGCAGCAGCGAGCCGTTCCAGAACTCGGCGTCGGAGCGCTCGTCGAGCGCCACGAACAACGGCCCGCCGGCACGGGCGTAGTCGAGCACCGCCTGCAGCTCGGCCGGACCCAGCCGCTCGAGACCCGAGAGCACCAGGACGTCGGCCTCGGCGAGGCGCTCGGCGAGATGCGCCGCATCCACGCGCTCGACCGCGAGCCCCGAGGCCGGCGAGCCGGCCGCCAGAGCGAGCGCGAGCGGCGATGGCGGTCCGTCTTCTCGGAGCAGCACGCGCAGCGTTCCCGCGCGTCCGGCGGCGAAGTAACGGACGTTGTCGAGCGCCAGCGCGTCGTCGGGAATGTGCGCCACGCCGCCGGTCTCGGGCGCGGCGGAGAGCGGCAGCAGCGTCGCGGCCTGCCCGCGGCTCGGCAGGTTGAGGAAGCCGCGGCCGATCTCGGCGCCGCCCGCCGTCACCTGCACCGCGCGATCGCCGGCGCTCGCGCCGTAGCTCGCGCCGGTGACGCTGAGCGCGGCGCCGTTCTCGGCCGGAGCGAGCGAGGCGTCGAGCAGCGCGGCGTTGGCCCGGCTCACCGGAGGGGTGGGCAATAGATAGGTGCGTACGTTGTTCCAGGCGCCGGCCGGAAGCGGCGAGGAGCCGGCGCCCTCGCGGTCGGCGCCCGCGTGGAATCCGGCGCGCTGGAAGTCCGAGATCCAGAACAGCTCGCGGTTGAGCGCGTGGCTTTCGGAGAGCGCGCGCGCCGCGAACGCGAGCGCCAGGTCGTGGTCCGTGGTGCGCGCCGAGGGCTCGAGCCCCTGGAGCGCCGCGCGCAGGCGCGGCAGGTCCGAGCTCGGCCGCGGAGTCACCGGCCTCACCTGGTCGTCGTAGGGCACCAGCAGCAGCTCGTCGGCAGGGCCGAGCGTGGTGAAGAGGTCCTCGACGGCGCGGCGCGCGTCGAGGAACACCGGGCCGTGCAATCCGTCTGCGGTCATGCTGCCGCTGCGATCCAGCAGCGCCACCACGGTGGTGGCGGCGCGCCCGCCGCCCGACGAGCCCCGCAGCGCCGGGCGCGCCATGGCCAGCGCCAGCGCCGCCACCGCCAGCGCCCGCAGCAGCAGGAGCAGCCACTGACGGAGGCGCAGGCGCCGGATCTCGCTCTGGTTCACCTCGGTGAGGAATTCCAGCGACGGGAACTTCACCTCGCGCGGGCGGCGCCGCGTGAACAGGTGAATGATGATCGGGATCGAGGCTGCCGCCAGCCCGAACAGGAAGAGCGGGTTGAGGAAATTCATCACATCAGCCGCGAGCGTTTCTCGAGGTAGGCGAGCAGCGCGCGATCGAAAGGCGTGCGCGTGTCGAGCGGCACGTAGTCGATCAGGTGTTCGCGGCAGCTGCGGCGATAGTGCTCCTGCCAGGCCGCCAGCTTCTCGCGGTAGCGCCGCGCGATCTCCCACGGCTCGGTGGTGAGCCGCGCGCCGCTTTCCATGTCCACGAACGTCGAGGTATCGGTGTAGGGAAACTCCGATTCGTCGGGATCGAGGATGTGGAACACCACGACCTCGTGCTGGCGGTGGCGGAAGTGCTGCAAGCCGAACAGCACGTCTTCGGGTTTGTCGAGCAGGTCCGACAACAGCACGATCAGGCCGCGGCGCTTGATGCGCTCGGCCAGCTCGTGGAGCGCGGGACCGAGGCGCGTGCGGCCCTCGGGCTCGCCGGCGCCCAGGGTCTTGAGCAGCACGTCGAGATGCGAGCGCACCGCCCGCGCCGGCACGAACTGGCGCG encodes:
- a CDS encoding BatA domain-containing protein, with protein sequence MNFLNPLFLFGLAAASIPIIIHLFTRRRPREVKFPSLEFLTEVNQSEIRRLRLRQWLLLLLRALAVAALALAMARPALRGSSGGGRAATTVVALLDRSGSMTADGLHGPVFLDARRAVEDLFTTLGPADELLLVPYDDQVRPVTPRPSSDLPRLRAALQGLEPSARTTDHDLALAFAARALSESHALNRELFWISDFQRAGFHAGADREGAGSSPLPAGAWNNVRTYLLPTPPVSRANAALLDASLAPAENGAALSVTGASYGASAGDRAVQVTAGGAEIGRGFLNLPSRGQAATLLPLSAAPETGGVAHIPDDALALDNVRYFAAGRAGTLRVLLREDGPPSPLALALAAGSPASGLAVERVDAAHLAERLAEADVLVLSGLERLGPAELQAVLDYARAGGPLFVALDERSDAEFWNGSLLRELGAGTLGPVAEAPEGSAWRLSRVVPVHPVLAGFPARPGEPLSSARFQRVRAFTPGSRGRALLEYDAAHAALVETPHALFLIASLSPDASDFAVSGAFLPLVHQIVKVVARGSAAASYAPGDRYGAPASTGAWRIEDSNGNELASELRADRGTTRLQSAPIEAPGLYRVLQNGRLRSSFAVNVDAGESDLEPLPEPELLGRFPAGRASVLHPGADLARRVREARYGRELWSWFVTLALLLLVAETLLGRWGLGTPARPADSRAA
- a CDS encoding DUF58 domain-containing protein — encoded protein: MTTAGGPQVYLDPAVVARLGHLDVRARLVVEGFIAGMHRSPFHGFSVEFAEHRPYMPGDPLKNLDWKVWARTDRLLVKQYTEETNLRCHLLLDLSGSMGFRSARAVMSKLDYARSLAAALAYLMLQQQDAVGVLTFAEHPRQFVPARAVRSHLDVLLKTLGAGEPEGRTRLGPALHELAERIKRRGLIVLLSDLLDKPEDVLFGLQHFRHRQHEVVVFHILDPDESEFPYTDTSTFVDMESGARLTTEPWEIARRYREKLAAWQEHYRRSCREHLIDYVPLDTRTPFDRALLAYLEKRSRLM